A segment of the Salminus brasiliensis chromosome 1, fSalBra1.hap2, whole genome shotgun sequence genome:
AGACAGTGTGACTGGCCTTCCCTAGCCTGTTGGTGTTAcgggtgtttgtgtgtctgcatgtgtttTGGTCCCTGTTACTGTCCAGTTCATTTCCATGGAAGAGGAGAGTCGTGGTGTCTGTTTGGTCCTTGCTGATTGGCCAGGAGAAAAAAGATGAAAGGTCCCGACCCTTAGTTGATGATCTGTCGGGGCCGTCCATAGCCAGTCATTCCAGCCTGCGATGCTCCTTTGTTGGTGCCCATCTGCAGGCCGATGACACTTTGACCCTCTTTCAGCTGCTCATCCGAGAACTCTCGCTTGTTTTCCTGAGCTTTCCTAAAAAGAACAGACACACAATTTTCAGAACGTTGCCTAAAAAACACATTATTGGAAAATAATCAATTGAAAACCTCATGACAGATTTTTTTCAATTCTGACAGATTGTGAAAACACCATCTGTGTCAAGttaattatgtatatatttttatgttgaCTCATGAATTTATTTTAACACGACCATTTTCCAACTTGTTTTTTCCTGTCTGTTGTTAATTACTTTATTAGTTTTACAAGtttgacaagacaagacagccATATTCCCCATGTGTGTTGGACaaagatggaatttggcttccgcctttgacccatccatgcagtgaactcgcacacacacattagtgattAAACCCACACAGTGACACTAAGCACACGTgtccggagcggtgggcagccattgctgcagcaaccggggagcagagagagtgaagggtcTTTAGTCAAGGGCCCAAGAgtagcagcttgctgagcccaggtattgaacccacaaccctgtcatcaatagcctggggctctaaccactgagccagaCAGCAGACTCAactgggcggggctaaactgctgtaggctgaataagtGAATCTATGTAAATTCATGTACATTCATGCGTTTTTCTGTTTCTACGCATGGCCTAGCTTTACATACAACGTTAATAATGACACAATAAAAAATGATGGAATCTATCCATAAAATCTATCCCTTAAGAatgttttttccttttaaatttttttatatataattaacacATACGcctacaaacacatacatacacacacaaatatatattgaTCACATTTAAGCTTTCATATAAACAACAATTTCTGCCATGTATTAATGTAACTCAACTTAAACTTTGGACCTTGAGTCTGCTGTCTAAGTTAACATTCACAGCACAGTCAAATGTTATAGTAATGATTACatctcacacccacacacacacacacacacacacacatctgttcaCATATTAGCCCAGCCAACCAGTGTGCAACAGTCAGACCGATAAGCACTTGTTTTTTAAAGTTGCTGTGGCGACAAAACATTAGTGTTGTCATTCTGCCACAGCTTGCGTTTGTTGCGGAGTTGCCATGGCGACTCATCAGCCGAGTCAAAGTGAGAACAGGAAGAGGAACAGGAAGCAGCTGCACTCACCTGTGGAACCAGTTGGGGTCGCCGCGGTAACAGCCATCACTTCTGGTAACGGCCAGACTGCCCAGCGACATCAGGGTCATCTGCACGGCTGCCAGGTCTTtacctacacatacacacacacttcttttaATCACACAGTGCCACCAGAGCTGAAATGctaaaggctagcatgtgcttcctcctaCAAATGCGAAGCCAGTCAGCCTAGAAATGTGTCGGCCACTAATGCAACATCCCTGCAGCTTAACACACTTGTCTGTCGGATGACAGATGCCCATGATAGCATTTTGTTGTTATGGCAACCCTCCCAAATAGAGCCCGATCTGGTGCGAACAACGCTATACGACACTCAGAAGTCCTAAAGCAACACTTTTGAGAATTTTATCCAAAGTATAGGCAATCACCCAAAATAGGCCTGAAGTCCATAATCTGTTgatagcactggagctatgaggctattCTTCCATGTAATGAAAGACTACAGGAAataattagcatggtgctaatggTGTCCGTCTGACACCCGATTTCCTCCACTGAAGTCAGAGCTTTTGTCCAACACCAACAGCTAAAGTTAATAACCATCACTCAGTCAAGAGTTTTTTGGCCATCATGCTTGCTGGATATACAGCAAATTTGCCAGCGTTAAGTCAACACTGTTAATGTTAAACATTGCTGCTTTAACCCTGGCAAATTTGctctgaacttgttttttgAATTTCACAACTCCTAATTAATAGAGCTGCTCTGATGGCCACGGCAGGCAAACCAGAGAGGACAGAGGAAGTAAATTTGGAGAGAGTTCTGGATTTATTTTGAAGTTTtgcagacagatgcagatgataTCTTGCATAAAAACCTATACCTAGCTATTACTGGATTTCTGGATCTGTAGTTAAAtcagtgtgtgtaggagtgtgtaatCAGGTCACATGTACTTAGGCTAGTGGCGATGATGGGTCTTTGGGGGAAGCTGAGCAGTTTGGGAAACATGTTGCTGCTGCTCAGACTGAAGCAAATTGTTCTCTTATTTCTCCCACCTTATTTCCATTACAGGAAGTTGGCAGGCCTCTTTGCATGCTTTATTTGAAATGCTATTTATTTACAAGtttaaacaaaaacattcaaataaaacTGTTACAAATAAAACTCTTAAAGTTAGTGTAGTTTTCAccaaatgctgtttttattcattGCATGTGTCCAagtttccattacttgttagctgcaGGCACTGATTGACTTCATTTGGGttaaaatggaaaactgtaaaTCTGATTGTGTGCCAAGCTTAATTACtttaaaagcaacaaaaatgTGAGATGTGAAAGAGGACTCACCCTCCCAGAGGTCGACAGTCTGGAACACGTCAGATTTGGTGACTCCATACCTCTCAGCAGCGGTGAGGAACTGGGAGACCTGCTCCATCTGTTTGAAAGCCATGGTGGAGGTCTGGATCTTTTTCACTGGCTTTGCATCCTTATGCAGACTGTTAATCAGCTCACACAGAACCTGGGAAGCGCGGGAAACGCACACAGACGGAGAGGCAGAATTGTCACTGATATGCTATGGACATATTCAAAGTTTCAGTTTCTAATCAAATCTGCATTTTTGGTAGTGATTGGTGATTTGGTTGTACTACAAACTGTAGTGACTTACACATCCATCCTTGAGCCATGTTTGGAAGCCCTGTTTGCCTGGCTGTGGTCTGCCCACTGAGGGCCCGCACTGAGCGACGATCCACTCCACCAGCCTCTCCTCCAGCTCGGGGTCATACTTCTTATCAATCTTACTCTGCACCTCTCGGCTCAAACCGTACGATGGGCCTTTGTTTGCCATTTtgcctgcaacacacacacacacacacacacatgcataattAGCACAGCCGTATTAAAACAacatgttctgattggctgacctgtattgtgcctcatttaaaCAACATTCCAGCATGAGTCCATTTTCTGCCAAAATAGCCCGATTAGAATTCATCATGGCTGTGATGTCAATCATGACTGCATTGACATGCAATGACCATTCAGCCACCAGCACCTTtgcctccatccatccatccatccatccatccatccatgtatGTTTCAGCCCTCTGTTGCTTATTCAGCAAACagtaacactttacttggaCGATTCATTATAGATGCCTCGTAGaggctcacctgacattcaactaacattcagctgaatgcctattaaatgcaactgaactctaagctgaatgtaaatgagtgtctactgaatgtaaccctgcacctaaccctaaccttaaccgtaCCCATGAATCAGCCCtaaaccctaacattaaccttacACTTTTTGTGGTTAGGATttgggttagatttaaggtttaggttaaggttagggataGGGTTAGATGCAGGGTTACATTCACCTTAGatttcagttgcatttaatagataTTCGATGAATGGTAGTTGAATGTTAGCTGAGCATCTACAAGGCCCATATAATGGatcatccaagtaaagtgaaaCCCAGTAAACGTTAATACAAAGCAGCACATCATTTAGGAGGTCTTAAAGGTatggtacactgttaaaaaggaTGATTTAAGGGTTAATTCTTAAAGGCAATGACTATTTAGAGATGCAAGTCATTTCAATCTAAAAATGGTAATTTACCCGGTAGTATTGTTCTTCACATACAAGGAAAGCTTCTAGTACATGgtttaaaaatcatatttaaaaaattggttctatatagaaacaATAAGAGTCCAAtaacctattttttttttcctaaagtGTAACACACATCAACCTTTTAAACTGTGAGGGATGAAGAGAGTTTGGGAACTGTTCTTGGTGCGTAAACTGAACAGACTTTATAACAAGACTTGTTAAAAGACGTTTACAGATTGCTGCTCTCTTGTTGCGGTCTATGTGATGACATTGAGAAGCTTCTGAGGccattacaaacacacacacacacacacacatttgcacatcataTGCATTACTTCTCTAAGAAGTCAAGGCAATTTGTTTAGGACTGTACTGGATCATCTCAGTGTTTTCTCTGAGCTTAAGTATTTACTCattgctttacacacacacatgagaaAAAGTGAACTGCATAagtaatgtgtaggtgtgtgtgtgtgtgtgtgtgtgctgtcccTTGAGAGGCCTTCTGGTTGACTGAGCATGCAGCACACACCCTCCAAACTGGCCCGCAGTCAGTAAACTATGTAATCAGAAACTgctgatctgtgtatgtgtgtgtgtgtgtgtctgtctgttaaaAACAGGATTTGGGCTGGTACATTTTCCCAGAGGGAGGTGGGAACTCACAATCATCAGATATCGTTGCATGAAATTTTTAAATAgtaatcatatttaatgtgggTGTGACATTCTGTCCAACACAAGCTCATATATTAAAACCAGTAAACgaaacaatgaaagagagagagcgagggacagagagaaagagaagctgACTTGAAAATCCCAGTAAAATACCATAAGAAGTTATTCTCACTGTAATTTGTGCACGTATATGTGCACATGTATATGTCATTTTCTGTTTACATCACTTGATTCATATTCTGCATCGACAGGCTGAAATCTATAATTCCGACTTTTCCTGTTTGTTTCAATGTCAAAACACAACTGGACCCAGATTACACCCCTGCAGAACCCCACTTCAGAGAGGGTGAATTGGCAGGGCAGGATGCATCCATAGTAATGTTTGCTTCCCCCAATAATGAAATGAAACTCCCTTTTGCATGGGTGGGGAGAGTTTCAGGGGGTTCCCTCAAGGGAAGGGAATGAAATTagtcaacaacaaacaaaatgtttttttgtttgcctCAACATTCATTACATTCTGAGTAACACCAGAGGAATGATTCATCAGAATACCATTCATTACCAAGAGATAACGGACATCCTCCTGTAAATATCTGCCATCCGCTACTACGAGCTAGCAGACACTGTTAAATAGTCCTCTCTCACGGTAGAGGAACATTAACCCTTACAGTCATTGTTATTGTTTTCCCATACTATTGCAAGGGAGTTACATCAGTAATTatcaaattaataataatttaaacatGGGCTAAAGTACATCACGGAGCTATGTGAAGCCTGAATTGCGTTcctatttttgtccattttatgGATAAACGTGTggctataagcttccattaatATTAGCCTCTGTAGctacaatgaaataaaaaaggaaggaaGCGATCAACACAAACATGACTTGGTCAGTTGACTGCATTTAAGGTCATGGTGAAattctgtaaatgtgttgctctTGACCATGTGAACAAAACCGATGTTTGTACAGAAATCCTCTCATGACTTAGAACCACACAACATCATGAAGCATCAAGCCAGAGCCAAAGAGGGCCGCATTGCTCTGCTTAGAGCTGGCCCATTAGGGGTCAGAGGCCATTTAATCATTGACCAAAGCCTCAGGGGTGGAGTCCTGCTCCTGCCTGTTTTTGGGCCAATTATTTAGAGCCTCCtcccttcttttttctttgttcatTTGTGAGGAGCAATCACCCAAAGGTCAATATGTCAGTGTTAGCCACCTAGCTCATTTTAACAGTAGTCTTTGAAGCCTGGTAACTCTGTCTCAAACTActctaataaaaacaacaacagataaaCGAAATATTATTATGTCCTTTATCCTGTCTTAtttcttttattctgttttGCATTTCTCTGAACTCAAATGAACTCACATGACATCACTCTTCCTGCCGGTGTGCTGACGTATAGTCGTATAAGGGCATGATTCTACAGGTCCTGCCTGAGTGTGTGGACGAAATGGGGCGTGCCTGTGTTTCTTGAGGTGAACACCTGAAGCACTGAAAGCCTCGTTGGCCTTGTTTGTCTTCCATACAGCGTGTGAGCgttttccatcagcatcacacaGAACCTGCTGGACAGCGATGTAAAGTTGTTTTGCCACTACATTTAACTACaaatcaactgtgtgtgtgtgtgtgtgtgtgtgtgagggagaaagagaaagagacagaaagctATGTTGCAATATCCTCTTTCTAGGCCTGTCCCATCCTGTAAAATAGccagtgttggtgtgtgtgtgtgtgtgtgtgtgcgtgtgtgtgtgtgtgtgtgtgtgtgtgagagagagagagagagatttaatttatttactttattgttTGAGTGGCTTGGGTGTTCCCTCTGCTCATATGTACTTGTTGTCTTAAGTTTGGCCTTCTAagtggtcacacacacacacacacacacacacacacacacacacacacacacactgaagctcaGCCAGAACTATAAAACATCTATAAACATGCAGTTCATGAGTTATGATGGCCCAGCATTGCTTTGCTGAacttactcacacactcacacaaacacacacacacacacacacacacacacacacacacacacacacacacacacacacacacaagtgattaCACAATCCTCTGATAGGCCTCAGCAGGCATAAGAATGCAATGTCTGTGAGTGAGCTGATAAACGTTAACAGCAGAACTGTGTGTTCCATGTGTTTACTCACATACAATAAACCTTAAGCCTTCAATCTATGATCGTATTTATCGCCCCCCCTTCGCCAGCACCACCTCTACCCCCAAGCTTAACTGTAGTCAGTCAGTGTGTCTAAAGTGAACCTGCTACAAACTACAAGTCTAATGTAGCTAACTAGTACTACAAGCTATAGGCTTTCTGATTTCAGCAGAATCAATGATTGAGTTTGttctgcatttgtttttgtaGCGTTTCTtttaagatttgattgcattcagggcgTTAGTAAAGTAAGgacattggatgatcaccaccccacctcatcttccactccccaattcatcccaaaaatgTTGGATaaaggggggctttatacctctctagcccatacctggcattaagcatggtgccatgGAGTCCCATTCTactggcaatgcttctctacaagggctagacaagctgtgtgtgtgcatttgcacatctgtgccagcaaggAGTGCAGTtcgaagtagctgaatgcatttattagtgtCCACCAACTTTTGGATATGTAGCGTATACATGTGCGCAGGGGTGGTTGCAATGGAATGTGGGGAGTAGGGGGTTGTGGTTTGGTACTCCCTTCCTGAAATGAAAATGTGCAGAGTGGGATGTCCGTTAAGACAgtgaagagaaagtgagagagagagagacagagagacatatattgatagagagagagagacattaagataacggagagcgagagagatattaaaatagacagagagaaagagagagagacagacagacacaaactgataaagtgaaaaacagagaTACTGGGAGATAGAGATTAAGATATTGGAGAGGTAGAGGCAGACAGACggactgatagagagagagacagagagagaaggccaTTAATGATGAAGTGAATGAGTTATAGAAAGAGaggggaggaaagagagagagcagagggagaaagagacacacagagagagtgagagagagagagagagagagagagagagagagagagagagaggcctacAAGGGAAATATCTGAGTTTATTCAATTTTGTAGAGTGAATTAATCCGGAACACCATGTGCAAGTGTGTGCTGGAGAAATCAGGAGgttacaaagtgtgtgtgtgtgtgtgtaggtgtgtgtgtgtgacaagaGCGaaggagaaataaagagaggaaTCTTGTTCTTGTAACATTTCAGCTGCCAATGCAAACTTTACCCATGAATTCCCcccgaaacacacacacacattctctgtCTTGTTGGCTAGGCCTCTCAACAGGCACTAACAAGCAGAGGAATGTGGCGAGCACAGGAGACGGGAAATAAAGCTGAAACTATCAGATGACCGGTCAGGGTGGGGAGGATGATGTTAGTTAGATTTTTAGTCTTAAATCTCAGATCCTGAACTTCATTTCCACCTTCATCCACTAAAGCAGCTTCACTTCTTACATTTAACACTGATTTCCTCATTACCTGAAAACACAGCACTGGTTACAGACCTGAACACTATGTACACACCCTACTATACACTACAGTGTGGGTctagatgtatgtatgtatgtatgtgtatgtgtgtgtgtatgtacataacctacagctgcatcactgtggaTTAACAGTAATAGAACGTTAACATACTCACAGTTCAGACAGGGGAGAAAAATCACCGTTTGCAGACGCTGCTTCTTCCTGCTTCACAAGCGTGTACTCCTCTGCACCGCacagttcagtgtgtgtgtgtgtgtgtatgtgttgtgtgCACTGTCTGCTTCCTCTTTATTGCGGGTCTCAGAGTCCACCAGAGAGGGTGTGTCCACTTCATGAGAAAATGATTTCACCAAACTGCACCAAGGGAAGGGAGGGGACAGAAAAAAGTACATGGCCTTTTATGGTGGTGCTTACGTccttttctctgtgtctctctctctctctttcttctttgccctctttctctctctctcgctctttctctatGTCTGcccctccttttcctcttgTCATTTTCCTGCCTTTTTTATGCACGCCTCCTGTCTTTTTTAGGAGTGGGGAAAAAGAGGAATTCTCCAAATACCTCCTTtaccagagaaagagagtgagcaagagggagagagggtgggagggggtgagggggggttAGGAAAGGATGACTAAagaatgaatgagagagagatgggtgaTATATGGGTGGGGTTGGGGGGTAACTACTGTAATTACAGAGCTTAGGCAACATTAACTCCTTAAAACCCTACACTCACAACTTCTAAGTGTGTGAATGCAGTACCCTGTAAAAACCCTGGGCCAGCTTTAAACGCTAAGCTGACTGATTACGGAGTGTTTCCTGACTTAACTCAAATTAGTTTCGTCAAAGGTTTGGTGACACGTTCTTTGGAGTGATCCTTAAACACTCAGCAGAGTAGACACAGAGCAGACTCTCAGTAGCAGGTCAACAATGCAGTGGCATAGGAACAGTCAGTAGATTACCAAGAGACTTTAATAGAGGACTTCTGctgaattcagctgttcttcactgtaTTTGGagagttcagatctgtagatgttcacctgagaaatcactgatcaCCCAAcaggtgcatttgcacatctgtgtcagcactgagtgcaacttaaagtagcttgaaagcatttattaaaaggggtgtgtccacaaacttttggacacattgtgtatatatgtatgtgggGGTGGTTGCGGTGGAatgtggggtggtggggggtggggatTTTGTGGTTTGGTGCTACCTTCCTGAAATGAGTTTTTGCAGAGTTTTTGCATCTCAGTGATGTAGCAGCAATCTGAACACTCAGTAGATTACCAAGAGACTTTAACTGAGGACTTCTGCTGAatccagctgttcttcactgtaTTTGGAGAATCcgagttcagatctgtagatgttcacctgagaaATCTCTGAACAGATCTAACACAGATCATCTCAACATCATCAACCAGCTGTTATAGACCTGCttctgacaccagtctggaactggagtttAACTGGATTAGGCTGAGATTAAGAGGCCAGGGTGGAAGCTAGAaataggttttgggttgaggtgaaagttaggattaaggccaggatgatggttagggttaggctttgggttgaggttaaggttaggactagggCCAGCATTGGAGATAGGATTAGGCTTTTgactgaggttaaggttagaaataGGGCCAGAATgggagttaggattaggtttttgaTTGAGTTTAAGGTTAGAAATAGGGCCAGGAATGAAGATATAATTAGATGTTGGATTGAGGATAAGATTAGAACTAGGGTCAGGATTGGAGataggattaggtttttggATTACAGGTAAAATTAGGACTAGGGCCAGGATTAGAGTTAGGATCAGGCTTTTGATTGAGGTTAAGTTTAAAAATAGGCCCAGGATGGGAATTAGGATTAGGCTTTTgactgaggttaaggttagaaataGAGCCAGAATgggagttaggattaggtttttgaTTGAGTTTAAGGTTAGAAATAGGGCCAGGAATGAAGATATAATTAGATGTTGGATTGAGGATAAGATTAGAACTAGGGTCAGGATGGGAGTCAGGATTAGTTTTTTgactgaggttaaggttagaaataGGGCCAGGTTTGATGATATGATTAGatgttggattgaggttaagattaggacttGAGTCAGGATGGGAGTCAGGATTAGTTTTTTGACggaagttaaggttagaaaTAGGGCCAGGATgggagttaggattaggttttggattgaggttaaagttaggattaggttttaatgGAAGTAATGTATTAAGTCTATTTAATGTAACATATCAACAGTAAATCTACTTAATGTCAATGATGTATCAATAATCTTCTGGATATTTACACCAGTGTATTCAGATGAGCAGTAGACTGCTGGTATTCTGTCAAGAGTTTATGAGACATTTACAAAAGAccactgaaaataaaaataacttaaCAAAATAAGTCTTAACAAAGTTTATTTTAAATTCTGCATCAATCAATTTTGAGTTAAGCCGActcataaacataaaacataaatctCCTACAGCTGAAGTTTGCTTAAAGATTTTCTATGATTTTTAGTTCCTCAATGTACTGATGTGGAGTTTAGTTAAGTCTGAAATGCTCTATAGTCTGTTATTTTATCATTGATCGTTGACTTCCATTTTGTACTGCTATGAGTTATATTTtaccaccatgaattattcaggatccactatgaatatcTTCTAACtactattcattattcatttacTACAATTAACATTAAATCCTTTAACTTATCCATTTACTATTCTTCAAAGTTAAAACAAAATATTATTCAGAACCTACAATGAAATagtcagtaaccactatgaattgttgTGTAACCATGATTCATTTTCAGTCACTAcaatgaattatccagtaactgttatgtatgtatgtactaacattatgaattattcaattacCACTATAAATAATTCTCCTTTTATGTGTTTTAGTGCATCACTATGTGgctctaatacacacacacacacatatacacacacaccactcctATCTTACATCCTCAGGGCTTGTTGCAACATGTGTGATGGCATCATGAAGGCATAGGATGACATTATGACAAACTCATTATATTATAGTTTGACCTCACAGGTTACCATAGTAACGCAATGGTCTCACCATCCCAGCCCTTTCATCATAATTACTCATTTTAACTGATGATGTGATGGTGTAGGCCTGCTGTTTAGTCAGTGGTAAGTATTAGATGGTGATTATGTGTTAACCACATTAGAGTAGTAGTTCCAGTACAGAACTGAAGATATTAAACATGTGTTAGACGACTGATTCCTTT
Coding sequences within it:
- the tagln2 gene encoding transgelin-2, encoding MANKGPSYGLSREVQSKIDKKYDPELEERLVEWIVAQCGPSVGRPQPGKQGFQTWLKDGCVLCELINSLHKDAKPVKKIQTSTMAFKQMEQVSQFLTAAERYGVTKSDVFQTVDLWEGKDLAAVQMTLMSLGSLAVTRSDGCYRGDPNWFHRKAQENKREFSDEQLKEGQSVIGLQMGTNKGASQAGMTGYGRPRQIIN